CCGACAGGGCGCACGGGGTGCACCACCTCTGCAACCCGGACCTCTTCGCATCGGTGTACGCGACGAACCTTCTCATGCGGTCGGCGGACATTCTCGTGGTGAAGCCGGGAGAGTTCAGCTTCTATCCCATACCCAAGCTCCTGCTCCCGCGCGTGGGGGGCCACGAGGCGTGGGGCGCCATACGTAGCGCGGAGCTGGGCGACGGCACCATCGAGTGCGGTACGGTGCAGCACGTACTCCAGGCGCTGGACCTGCTGGTGACGCACGACGACCTGCTGTCCATGTACTGCGAGCAGATAATCAAGCTCAAGAAGGCGGGCATGTACGACGGCGCGTACAACGTCATAAAGATGGCGATGGATTACAAGAAGGGCAAGATACGGCGTTAGGCGGGCGCCGATACGGCTTTACACCCGTTCCCGGCCCCTTATCGCCTCGACGAGCGCACGGGCCGGGGCGGAAAGCTCGCGCTGCTTGAGTCGCACCGCGTAGAAGTCGCGTTCCACCTTTATCCCCTCCACGCGGATAACCTTGAGCACGCGCGCATCGAGCGCGCGTTCAATCACCCGGCGGGACATGAAGGCGACGCCCGCCCCGGCAATGACCGATTCCCTGACCCCCTCGAGACTCGAGCATTCGATAACGGGGACGAGCGCGGACGGACGCATGCCCCTCCGCCCGAGCGCCTCTTCGTAGGCGATGCGGCTCCCCGACCCGCTCTCGCGCGTGATGAAGGGAAGCTCCCCCAGTCCCTGGATCGTCACCGCGTCCGGATGGGAAGGCGCGCCCGCGAGGACGAGCTCGTCGCGCGCGACGCGCTGAAACACGAGCGCGGGAAGGCTTATCTTCCGTCCCACGAAGCCGATCTCCGCCCTGCCCTCCTTGATCATCTCGATGACCTCCCGGCTTCCCGCCACCTCAATTCTATATGCGTAATCCGGGTGCGATTTCCGAATCGAAGCCGCCGCCTCCGGGATGAGGTATCCCGCGGGAACGGTGGACGCGCACACCCTGGTGACGCCGCCGAACGCGCCCCGGGCCAGGCCGTCCCTGAGGTCGTCGACCTCGCGGAACACGCGCTCGCAATATTTCCGGAAGAGCTCTCCCTCGGGGGTAAGCGTGCTCTCCCTGCCGGACCGGTGGAAAAGCTTGACCCCCAGCATCTCCTCGAGCGCGCGGATATGATGGCTTATGGTGGCCTGTCCCACGCGGAGCTTCCGCGAGGCGCTGGTGAAGCCCCCCGAGCGCACGAGCTCCATGAAGCTCGCCATCTGCTTCAGGTCGAAATTGAGCTCCGGTTTCTTCTTCATGCGCTTTCCCCCCTGGTCGTCACGACCCTTCCCGTTATGCGGGACTCGTGGGCGGCGAACGCCATCTCGTGGCTCGTAACCGCGCCCCGGGCGTCCGTCCCCGGCCGCGCGCCGGAAAGCACCGCGGTGAAATTCTCCATGATGCCGAAATCGCCCTCGGCGTGCCCGAACAGGTCGCCCGCGACCGGGATGCGGACGCGTTTCCCCGTCCGATGCAGGCGCACCTCAAGCCTCCCGCCCCCGCCGAACGTACCGCGCAGCGTGCCCTTCGCGCCGTCAATCCTGAGCGTCCTCCCCTCCCGCCACGAGTGCCCGTGCATCCGGAGCACGGCGGTCGCCCCTCCCTGGAACTCGATGATGGTTTCCTGGTGATCGACCTGATCGTTGTCGCACCGGTAGACGCAGCGCCCGTACGGCCCCTCGCGGAGAACCCGCATGATCCCCGCGGGCGTACAATCGTCGGTGATGGTGCTCGTGGGCCATTCCTTCCAGGTGGCGAAACGCGATAGCACGGGGAGCGCGGAGGAGAGGCGCGGGAATGCGAGCATGAAGCGCGCAAGCCCGCGCACGCCGGGCGAATCGGTGAGGGCGAGCGCCCGCTTCATGTGCGTCCCCTTCAGGTACGTGTCGACCGAATAGTACGGGCATTCCCGTTCCGCCGGACACCCGTCGGTGCAGCGCGGCGGGGCACCGGGGGGCGCGCAGGCTTCCGTGAAATGCCCGTTCGAACCGAACGAGGCCACGGAGCGGGGCGGCTTCCCCGCGAACCAGGCGACGAGGTCCATGTCGTGGCAGCATTTCGCGAGAATCATGGGTGACGCCGTATCGCTCCTGCGCCAGTTCCCCCGTACGTAGGAATGCGCCATATGGTGATACGAAACGTTTTCCGCGTGAAATATCGTATAGATGTCCCCCAGGAGTCCCTCGTCGATAACGCGCTTGACGGCGGTGAAGAAATCCGTATAGCGGAGCACGTGGCAGACGTTGAGCGACATGCCGGTGCGCCGCGCCGCGGCCGCGACGCCCGCGCACTCCTTCCGCGAGAGCGCCATGGGTTTTTCGAGCAGCACGTGGTAGCCCCGTTTCATCGCCCGCACCGCGGGCGCCGCGTGGAGCGCGTCCTGGGTCGCGATGATCGCGCCGTCGGCGATTTGGGGACGGTCCAGGATTTCCTCCCACGTGGAAAACACGTTTTCCGGGGGGATGCAGTGCTCCCGCGCCATGCGCGCGCGCCGCGCCTCAACGGGATCCGCGACGCCGGTAATCCTGAGCTTCGAAGGGTGCGCGAGGGCGAACGAGGCGTACCGCGTACCCCGGTCGCCGGCACCGATTACAATCACGGTCTTTGGCATACGCTGCTAGTGGGCCACCCGCCGGGAGGAATGTCAAGCATTGATGGAGGTCTTCGCGGGCGCCGGTCCGCTGTTCAATCCGCGATGGCGGTGAACTGGAGCACGTAGCTAACGGGCTCGCCGGCCAGCTTGGACATGGGGACGTGCATCTGGTAGGGCGAGGACTCTCCCGGCTTCAGGAGCTTAAGCTGGGTAAAGGCGTACCCGGTTCCGATAAACCTTCCCGCCGCGTCGTAGAATCCCGCGACCACCTTCGCGTACTTCGCCCCCTCCTTCCCGGGATTGGTGAGCACGCCGCTCAGCCGGAAATCGTCGAGCGTTCCCCGCGCGAAGTTTTCCTGCGCGCTCTCGAGCTCGTAGAGGTTGTAGCGGTATTCCAGCCGCTCCGGGGTGAAGAGCGTCTCGTAATCGGCGTACATGCCCTTCTGGTTGAGCGCGACCCCCTCGAAGGGCACCGATTCGCCGGGCAGCAGATCGCGTTGCGCGAAACAGTCGACGAGCATGAGCTGGTTCCCGGCCGCGTCCCTGAGGCGCACGACGACGTGCGGCGTCTTCAACGGGACCTCGCCGGTGTTGCGTACCAGCCCGAAAAAGTACACGCTGCCGTAGGAATCGGCGGTCTGTAGTTGTTCAAGCACGGCGGACGGCTTTTTTTGGGGTCCGATACTGCCCGCTTTCTGCGAGCCCTTCCGGTCGCCGGCCGCGCCTGCTGCGGCGAGACGCGTATCGGACTTCTTGCGGGAGGGGCGCGGCACGTCCAGTTCCGCGCTTGCGGAGCCGAGTATCATGCCGCTCTCCGTGTCGACGAGCCGCGCGAACACTTCCGCCGAGCGGTCCCGGTAGTATAGCGTCCCCAGCACCACCGCCTTCGCCGAAAGGAGCCGGCCCAGGGCCACGGCGGTGCTCATATCGGTCACCCCGGTCTGCGAAAGCCGCTGTTCCCGCATCACCTGCTCGATGCGCGTACGCTCGATGAGCCGGAAGCGCCCCGCGTTGACGAGCTCGTCCGTGAGTTTCTCGGAGAGTATTCTGCCCTCGAGGTCCGGGCCGCCCTCCACGATGAAGGGAAGCACCGCCACGGTGATGGGCGCGCCCATGTCGACGTTCTGGACCAGACCCTGCGAGAGCCTTTTCGCGGGAGCCTGGCCAGAAACGCATGCGAGGCTTACAAGCGACGCGATGAGCGATGCGAGCGCCGCGATCCTTGCAATCTTCATATTAATAAAATTCCCCTGGATGTCAGTCGTCATGTGCGCGCCGGCCGCCGCGCAATTTCGCGAAAGGCAATCCGCCGTAACTATGCAATCATGAACACGCGCCCCCTGTCAATCCCAATAGCGCGGGTCTTAGCGGAACGCCTGTCGCCGGTAAAAAAAATGCTTCCAGTATTCGCGTAACTATGGTCAGACTGGAGATTCGCCCGAACGTTATTGTGCACGCGCATGATATTGCTTTTTACGGATGGAGCCATGAAAATACAATCGATGAAACTGAGAACCAGACTGGGCCTGAACGCGGGGAGCCTGATACTGCTGCTGCTTATTATCAGCGCCGCGAGTTACACCGGCGTGCTCACCATCATCCGCCTGTCGGACGGGGTCGCCGATAACCGCGATCTTATGATGACGATGAAGGAACGGGAGCTCGATCACCTTGGCTGGGTTAATTCGGTATTGAGTGCGATGAACGACGGGAGCATAGAGACGGCGCGTATCGAGACTGATTATCACAAGTGCAGGCTGGGCCTGTGGTACTACAGCGATGCGCGTACGTCCGCCCAGGGGATTCTGCCCGGGATCGCCAGCAGGCTCGACGATATTGAAGCGCCCCACCGGCGTCTTCACGAATCGGTGCTGAAAATCAGGGAGGTAATCGCCCGCGGGGGCGATGCGGGCGCGGCCAGGCGGGTGTTCCAGACCGAAACCGTCCCGAGCCTTGGATTGATAAGGGAAAACCTGAACGGCATCAACCAGACGGCCCGGGAAAAGGCCGACGAGGCGGGGCGTATGCTCGCGCAAATGTCCGGGAGGATAAAGACGGTTATCATCCTGGTAAGCCTGCTCGCACTGGGAACCGGCCTCGCGGCGGGCTTCCTTGTCGCGCGGAGCATAAGGAAACAATTGGGCGCCGAGCCGGGCGCGGTGAACGAAATCGTGAGGACGCTCGCCCGGGGGGATTTCACCGCCGTCATCGACACCCGGAGAGACGACACGGAAAGCCTTCTCGTGTACGTCGCGCAAATGAGGGACGACCTTGAACGGCTCATCGCGGGGATCGCGTCCGCGGCCCAGAGCCTGGTGCAGGCCGTGGAGGAGATTTCAGTGGGAAATCAGAACCTTTCCCAGCGCACCTCCCGGCAGGCGTCCGCACTGGAGGAAATCGCGTCCACCTTGGAAGAGTCCGCCGCGACGATTGGACGGAACGCGGAGAACGCGAGAGCGGCGAGCGAGGTCTCACGTGAGAGCATGCGCATCGCGCAGGAGGGAAGCCATGTAGTGGAACAGGCGATGAGCTCCATGAACGACATCAGCGGCTCGAGCGCCAAGATCGGCGACATCGTCTCGGTGATAAACGGGATCGCGTTCCAGACGAACCTGCTCGCCCTGAACGCCGCGGTGGAGGCGGCGCGCGCGGGCGAACAGGGACGCGGTTTCGCGGTGGTGGCGGGAGAGGTGCGCAACCTCGCATTGCGCGCGGGAAACGCCGCCAAGGAAATCTCGGCGCTGATAAGAGAATCTCTCGAAAAAGTCGAACTGGGCACCGGGCGCGCCGGTAAAAGCGGGGACGCGCTCGGGAAGACGGTCACGGCGGTCGGGAAGGTGGTCACGCTCATTACGGAGATCGCCGCGGCGAGCGAGGAACAGCGCCAGGGCATCGACGAGATCAACAACGCGGTTATTGAAATGGACACCATGACGCAGCAAAATGCAGCCCTGGTGGAGCAGACCGCGGGCGCCTCCGAGGAAATGGCGGGCCAGGCGCAGGAGCTGTTGGGCATGCTGGGGCGATTCAAACTTCGCGGCGCCTGATCGCGGGACGCGTGATCGGGGAGTCAGTTTCCCCGCACCGCTTCGCCTGTCGACCGGAGTAGTATCCGCCGGCCCGGAGAATCGGCACATAAATTGTATTTGACAAATTTGCATAATCCCGGCAATCAATAATAACGAGCGCTTGTTATCTTTAGCATGCCTGTTTCCCGGCGCGCCCGCACAGAAGAGCCCTCACAATGCCGATACGCGCTTTTTTGCGGCCGCATTCACGGATACCGGGCATGCCGGTTCCGGCTCGTATCATATTCCGCCCTGGAGGCACTTATGGAAAAGTCGATTTGGCATGATCATTATGACTGGTGCGTGGATACCACCTACCGTTACCCGCGTATACCGGTGGGGCAATTGCTGGAAAACGCCCGCTGTTCCGCCCCCGACAAGACGGCAATCGATTTTTACGGGACCAGGTATACCTTCTGGGAGCTACGCGACATGACCGCACGAATGACCGCGGAGCTCCATCGCCTCGGGGTAAAGAAGGGAGACAGGGTCGGCCTGCACCTCCCCAACTCCCCCCAGTTCCTGATCGCATTCTTCGCCTGCCAGAAGCTCGGGGCCATCGTCGTAAACATGAACCCGCTCTACACGGCCGACGAGCTCACCCACATCATCGAGGTTACGGGAATCACCGCGCTCTTCACCTTCGACCTGATGCTGCCGACCGTGAAACCGCTGCTTGAATCTCATCCGGTTCCGCTCGTCGTAGTGACCAGGATAACCGATTTCATCAAGGGGGCGCCGCGAAGCACTTCCGGTGAAATATGCCAGGTGCCCGGATGGCAGCATTTTTCATCCCTCATAGAGGAATCCGCATCCAGGGTCCCGTTGATCGATGTGATTCCCGATGACCCTTCGGTCATCCAATTCACGGGAGGTACGACCGGTTTCCCCAAGGGGGCGGTACTCACGCACGGCAACATCGTGGCGGCCACCATGCAGGCCTCTCTGTGGGGCCTGGCGGCCATCTCCTCGATACCCATACCCGAGCGC
The DNA window shown above is from Spirochaetota bacterium and carries:
- a CDS encoding LysR family transcriptional regulator, producing MKKKPELNFDLKQMASFMELVRSGGFTSASRKLRVGQATISHHIRALEEMLGVKLFHRSGRESTLTPEGELFRKYCERVFREVDDLRDGLARGAFGGVTRVCASTVPAGYLIPEAAASIRKSHPDYAYRIEVAGSREVIEMIKEGRAEIGFVGRKISLPALVFQRVARDELVLAGAPSHPDAVTIQGLGELPFITRESGSGSRIAYEEALGRRGMRPSALVPVIECSSLEGVRESVIAGAGVAFMSRRVIERALDARVLKVIRVEGIKVERDFYAVRLKQRELSAPARALVEAIRGRERV
- a CDS encoding Gfo/Idh/MocA family oxidoreductase — encoded protein: MPKTVIVIGAGDRGTRYASFALAHPSKLRITGVADPVEARRARMAREHCIPPENVFSTWEEILDRPQIADGAIIATQDALHAAPAVRAMKRGYHVLLEKPMALSRKECAGVAAAARRTGMSLNVCHVLRYTDFFTAVKRVIDEGLLGDIYTIFHAENVSYHHMAHSYVRGNWRRSDTASPMILAKCCHDMDLVAWFAGKPPRSVASFGSNGHFTEACAPPGAPPRCTDGCPAERECPYYSVDTYLKGTHMKRALALTDSPGVRGLARFMLAFPRLSSALPVLSRFATWKEWPTSTITDDCTPAGIMRVLREGPYGRCVYRCDNDQVDHQETIIEFQGGATAVLRMHGHSWREGRTLRIDGAKGTLRGTFGGGGRLEVRLHRTGKRVRIPVAGDLFGHAEGDFGIMENFTAVLSGARPGTDARGAVTSHEMAFAAHESRITGRVVTTRGESA